From one Catellatospora sp. IY07-71 genomic stretch:
- a CDS encoding FxsA family protein has protein sequence MRRLRWIPAVVLLLGLIEFGVFVGVARLIGLPLTLLIAVLLMLLGAVLLRREGLSAWRRLREARLAGQARGDQALDGVVGLAAALLLLIPGLLTAAVGLLLLIPPVRRLARGRIRAATEKRIPASAANSVFGPKRVRVSTPPGHGTPPGHGTPPPGPQQPPQGPPEVIEGEIVD, from the coding sequence GTGCGCAGACTGCGGTGGATACCGGCGGTCGTGCTGCTGCTCGGGCTGATCGAGTTCGGCGTGTTCGTCGGGGTGGCGCGGCTGATCGGGCTGCCCCTGACACTGCTGATCGCGGTGCTGCTGATGCTGCTCGGCGCGGTGCTGCTGCGCCGGGAGGGCCTGTCGGCGTGGCGTCGGCTGCGCGAGGCGCGGCTGGCCGGGCAGGCCCGCGGCGACCAGGCCCTCGACGGGGTCGTCGGGCTGGCCGCGGCGCTGCTGCTGCTCATCCCGGGCCTGCTCACCGCCGCGGTGGGGCTGCTGCTGCTGATCCCGCCCGTGCGCCGGCTGGCCCGCGGGCGCATCCGCGCCGCGACCGAGAAGCGCATCCCCGCGTCGGCCGCCAACAGCGTGTTCGGGCCCAAGCGGGTGCGGGTCAGCACCCCGCCCGGCCACGGCACCCCACCGGGGCACGGCACGCCGCCGCCCGGCCCGCAGCAGCCGCCGCAGGGCCCGCCCGAGGTCATCGAAGGCGAGATCGTCGACTGA
- a CDS encoding RNA polymerase-binding protein RbpA: MGDRMLRGSRLGAVSYESERNTELAPRQMREFLCAHGHRFEVPFAVDAEAPATWECKFDGSVARLVDGSEPEQKKVKPPRTHWDMLLERRSIEELDEILNERLADVRARRGR, encoded by the coding sequence ATGGGCGATCGGATGCTGCGGGGAAGCCGTCTGGGGGCCGTCAGCTACGAATCGGAGCGCAACACCGAACTCGCGCCGCGGCAGATGCGCGAGTTCCTGTGCGCCCACGGCCACCGGTTCGAGGTGCCGTTCGCCGTCGACGCCGAGGCGCCCGCCACCTGGGAGTGCAAGTTCGACGGCAGCGTCGCGCGGCTGGTCGACGGCTCCGAGCCGGAGCAGAAGAAGGTCAAGCCGCCGCGTACGCACTGGGACATGCTGCTGGAACGGCGCTCGATCGAGGAGCTCGACGAGATCCTCAACGAGCGGCTGGCCGACGTCCGGGCCCGCCGCGGCCGCTGA
- a CDS encoding peptide MFS transporter: MATTTAPQGPPVKTWMGHPGGLVVLFLTEMWERFSFYGMRAILTLFLAAELTDGGFGMTDVAAAALYSIYNSMVYFMALPGGWIADRLIGTRRSVLWGGIVIALGHYALAFSSHAMFYLGLVLIVLGTGLLKPNISAMVGELYDKHPELHESRRDAGFTLFYLGINLGAFIAPLLTGYFAAKNDWHVAFGIAAVGMTVAVIQYVLGGRRLEGVGLRAHKPLQPHERGKILRIGAIVLVIVLALLIADIAAGTYRAEHVITALTVMALVVPALYFVTMFRDHTLTHQERSRISAYVWIFVGAMLFWMIYDQAGSLVNLFTENDVDRTVGSFEIPTAWFQSINPVLILLLAPVFAWLWTKLDRRQPTTPVKFSMALVGIGISFLVMGVAGALAGRGLISPLWIVLVYFIQTCAELLLSPVGLSVTTKLAPLRYASQVMGLWFLATAAGNALNTWVTPLSAKVPAGVYYGGLGLLAIGVGICFWIGARKIGQLMAGVH, translated from the coding sequence ATGGCCACCACGACGGCACCGCAGGGCCCGCCCGTCAAGACCTGGATGGGGCACCCCGGCGGCCTGGTCGTGCTGTTCCTCACCGAGATGTGGGAGCGGTTCAGCTTCTACGGCATGCGGGCCATCCTCACCCTGTTCCTGGCCGCCGAGCTGACCGACGGCGGCTTCGGCATGACCGACGTCGCCGCCGCCGCCCTCTACTCCATCTACAACTCGATGGTGTACTTCATGGCGCTGCCCGGTGGCTGGATCGCCGACCGGCTCATCGGCACCCGCCGCAGCGTGCTGTGGGGCGGCATCGTCATCGCGCTGGGCCACTACGCGCTGGCCTTCTCCAGCCACGCCATGTTCTACCTCGGCCTGGTCCTCATCGTGCTCGGCACCGGCCTGCTCAAGCCGAACATCTCCGCGATGGTCGGCGAGCTGTACGACAAGCACCCCGAGCTGCACGAGTCGCGGCGCGACGCCGGGTTCACCCTGTTCTACCTCGGCATCAACCTGGGCGCGTTCATCGCGCCGCTGCTCACCGGCTACTTCGCGGCGAAGAACGACTGGCATGTGGCGTTCGGCATCGCCGCGGTCGGCATGACCGTCGCCGTCATCCAGTACGTGCTCGGCGGGCGGCGGCTGGAAGGCGTCGGGCTCAGGGCGCACAAGCCGCTGCAGCCCCACGAGCGCGGCAAGATCCTGCGCATCGGCGCGATCGTGCTGGTGATCGTGCTGGCGCTGCTGATCGCCGACATCGCCGCCGGGACGTACCGCGCCGAGCACGTCATCACCGCGCTGACCGTGATGGCGCTGGTGGTGCCCGCGCTGTACTTCGTCACGATGTTCCGCGACCACACGCTGACCCACCAGGAACGCTCCCGGATCAGCGCCTACGTGTGGATCTTCGTCGGGGCGATGCTGTTCTGGATGATCTACGACCAGGCCGGCAGCCTGGTCAACCTGTTCACCGAGAACGACGTCGACCGCACGGTCGGCAGCTTCGAGATCCCCACCGCCTGGTTCCAGTCGATCAACCCGGTGCTGATCCTGCTGCTCGCGCCGGTGTTCGCGTGGCTGTGGACGAAGCTCGACCGCCGCCAGCCCACCACCCCGGTCAAGTTCTCCATGGCCCTGGTCGGCATCGGCATCTCGTTCCTGGTCATGGGCGTGGCCGGGGCGCTGGCCGGGCGCGGGCTCATCTCCCCGCTGTGGATCGTGCTCGTGTACTTCATCCAGACCTGCGCCGAGCTGCTGCTGTCGCCGGTCGGCCTGTCGGTCACCACCAAACTCGCCCCGCTGCGCTACGCCAGCCAGGTCATGGGCCTGTGGTTCCTGGCCACCGCCGCCGGCAACGCGCTCAACACCTGGGTCACCCCGCTGAGCGCGAAGGTGCCCGCCGGGGTCTACTACGGCGGCCTCGGCCTGCTGGCCATCGGGGTCGGCATCTGCTTCTGGATCGGCGCCCGCAAGATCGGGCAGCTGATGGCCGGCGTGCACTGA